The following proteins are encoded in a genomic region of Dokdonia donghaensis DSW-1:
- a CDS encoding SDR family NAD(P)-dependent oxidoreductase, translating to MSKNILLIGGSHGIGFEIASKLYQDHTVYVASRTNENLGNLDVNYIEYDTEKDELDLSQLPDHLDGFVFCPGTINLKPFKMLTVDTFRKDMELNFLSMVNVVHQVMEHLKKSEQASLVFFSTVAVKVGMPFHTSVAAAKGAIEGFAKALAAEYAPKLRVNVIAPSLTDTPLAKRLLSNDKKKEMMNERHPLKRVGTSEDIANAAAFLLGDDSTWITGQVIGVDGGMSTLNVN from the coding sequence ATGAGCAAAAACATACTATTAATAGGAGGAAGCCACGGGATAGGTTTTGAAATCGCAAGCAAGCTATACCAAGACCACACGGTTTACGTTGCTTCACGTACTAACGAGAATCTAGGTAACCTAGATGTAAACTACATCGAGTATGATACTGAAAAAGATGAGCTAGACCTAAGCCAGTTACCAGACCACCTAGATGGTTTTGTGTTTTGCCCGGGTACAATAAACTTAAAGCCTTTTAAAATGCTCACGGTAGATACCTTCCGTAAAGATATGGAGCTTAATTTTTTGAGTATGGTAAACGTAGTACACCAGGTGATGGAGCACCTTAAAAAATCTGAGCAAGCAAGTCTCGTTTTCTTCAGTACGGTTGCTGTAAAGGTGGGAATGCCTTTTCACACAAGTGTTGCCGCAGCAAAGGGCGCCATAGAAGGATTTGCCAAAGCACTCGCAGCAGAGTATGCACCTAAGCTACGTGTTAACGTAATAGCACCATCACTTACAGACACACCACTTGCAAAGCGTCTCTTAAGCAACGATAAGAAAAAAGAAATGATGAACGAGCGCCACCCGCTTAAACGTGTAGGTACCTCAGAAGATATTGCAAATGCAGCAGCATTCTTACTTGGTGACGACAGCACTTGGATCACTGGTCAAGTGATAGGTGTAGATGGTGGTATGAGTACACTTAATGTAAACTAA
- a CDS encoding SRPBCC family protein, which translates to MKIYQIHSKQNLPISVDEAWQFLSNARNLGTITPDYMNFNIISGADRPVYAGQLIQYTVTPIANIKMQWVTEIISVKEGAYFVDEQKYGPYALWHHKHFIKEIPGGVEMEDIVDYKVPAGFLGRLAHPYLVKPKLDEIFEYRKKALEEKFGVYKNPEQTATTLKQDILA; encoded by the coding sequence ATGAAAATCTACCAAATACATTCTAAGCAAAATCTACCTATAAGTGTAGATGAGGCTTGGCAGTTTTTATCAAACGCACGTAACCTAGGTACCATCACTCCAGATTATATGAATTTTAATATCATCTCTGGTGCAGATAGACCGGTGTATGCTGGCCAACTTATACAATACACCGTCACCCCTATTGCAAATATTAAGATGCAATGGGTTACAGAAATCATAAGTGTAAAGGAAGGTGCCTATTTTGTTGATGAGCAAAAGTATGGTCCTTATGCCCTATGGCATCACAAGCACTTTATAAAAGAGATACCAGGCGGCGTAGAGATGGAAGATATTGTAGACTATAAAGTACCTGCAGGCTTTTTAGGAAGACTTGCGCACCCTTATCTGGTAAAACCAAAACTAGACGAGATTTTTGAATACAGAAAGAAAGCTCTCGAAGAGAAATTTGGTGTTTATAAAAACCCAGAACAAACAGCAACTACACTTAAACAAGATATACTAGCCTAA
- a CDS encoding DUF1801 domain-containing protein, translating to MKSERPLPEIFTRVLWQREEALIARYHTIREYILKTYPGVNELLYHTHASTSVFTVSEKMSDGFCLIPIYTAHLNLGFQRGVLLNDSLHLLEGTGKLMRHIPIKNLDDFHKEAVYHLIDEAYQLAIEDAGASSALNGKTISKIKSI from the coding sequence ATGAAATCAGAACGTCCACTTCCAGAGATATTTACTCGTGTCCTATGGCAAAGGGAGGAAGCACTTATCGCACGCTATCATACCATACGCGAGTATATCCTTAAAACTTATCCGGGTGTAAATGAGCTATTGTATCATACACACGCGTCAACGAGTGTATTTACAGTGTCAGAAAAGATGAGTGATGGTTTCTGTCTTATCCCTATATATACTGCACATCTCAACTTGGGTTTTCAGCGGGGAGTACTATTAAATGATAGTTTACATCTACTTGAAGGTACTGGCAAGCTTATGCGCCATATACCTATAAAGAATCTGGATGATTTCCATAAGGAAGCGGTTTATCATCTCATAGATGAGGCTTATCAACTCGCTATAGAAGATGCGGGTGCTAGCAGCGCATTAAATGGTAAAACTATTTCAAAAATAAAGAGTATTTAA
- a CDS encoding MIP/aquaporin family protein: MKRYIAEIIGTFTMVFCGCGAMTVNEITGGVVTHPGVAITWGLIVMAMIYAFGDISGAHFNPAVTVAFAYAKKFAWREVPKYIIAQVLGATLAGAMLWFLFPESEFLGSTVPSFEHYKAFVLEILLTFFLMLVIINVSTGAKEIGIIAGIAIGGVVLLEAMFAGPMTNASMNPARSIGPAIFSGQWEPMWLYVTAPFIGAILAVASCKLVKDEQCCDA, translated from the coding sequence ATGAAACGCTACATAGCCGAAATAATAGGAACATTTACAATGGTTTTTTGTGGTTGTGGCGCTATGACAGTAAACGAGATTACAGGCGGCGTCGTTACCCACCCCGGTGTTGCAATTACCTGGGGTCTTATTGTGATGGCTATGATCTATGCCTTTGGCGATATATCTGGTGCGCACTTTAACCCTGCGGTGACAGTAGCTTTTGCTTATGCAAAGAAATTTGCGTGGAGAGAGGTGCCTAAGTATATCATTGCACAAGTACTAGGAGCTACACTTGCCGGTGCGATGTTGTGGTTTTTGTTTCCTGAGAGTGAATTTTTAGGAAGCACCGTTCCCTCCTTTGAACATTACAAGGCTTTTGTACTAGAGATACTCCTCACCTTTTTCTTAATGCTGGTCATCATAAACGTATCTACAGGTGCAAAAGAAATAGGTATCATCGCGGGTATAGCCATAGGTGGTGTCGTATTGCTAGAAGCAATGTTTGCGGGACCTATGACTAATGCGTCTATGAATCCTGCGCGATCTATAGGTCCTGCCATATTTTCTGGACAATGGGAACCTATGTGGCTGTATGTTACCGCTCCATTTATAGGGGCAATACTAGCCGTAGCAAGTTGCAAGCTCGTAAAAGACGAGCAGTGTTGTGATGCTTAA
- a CDS encoding DUF2911 domain-containing protein — protein MKKLLFVAFLGLMTAGATAQIETPAPSPAAKVMQTVGLTDVTLEYSRPAMRGRTIMGDLVPYGAMWRTGANANTTVEFSTPVTVAGTELKAGKYAVYTKPTASTWEVYFYTDTNNWGTPQKWDDSKVAAKATAKAQMSNMPAESFTMGINHLSNDGAHLTMQWDKTYVAVPFTVPANETVLASIDKMMAGPGMGDYYAAAVYLSSTGQSLDKAKSYMDKAMSMNKDPKFWQLRQQSLLLAKVGDKKGAIKAAQASLKGAKEAKNQDYVKMNTDSLKEWGAM, from the coding sequence ATGAAAAAATTACTTTTTGTAGCCTTCTTAGGTCTTATGACGGCAGGAGCTACAGCACAAATTGAAACACCAGCACCTAGCCCAGCAGCAAAGGTGATGCAAACGGTAGGTCTTACAGATGTTACTCTTGAGTACTCTAGACCTGCAATGAGAGGACGTACTATTATGGGTGACCTTGTACCTTACGGTGCAATGTGGCGTACAGGAGCAAATGCAAATACTACCGTTGAGTTTTCTACACCAGTAACAGTTGCAGGTACAGAGCTTAAGGCAGGAAAATATGCAGTATACACAAAGCCTACAGCATCTACTTGGGAAGTATACTTCTACACAGATACAAATAACTGGGGTACACCTCAAAAGTGGGACGATAGCAAGGTTGCTGCAAAGGCAACGGCAAAGGCACAAATGAGCAATATGCCAGCAGAGTCTTTTACTATGGGAATCAACCACCTGTCTAACGATGGTGCACACCTTACAATGCAATGGGATAAAACGTATGTAGCTGTACCATTTACAGTACCGGCAAACGAGACAGTACTTGCGAGTATAGATAAGATGATGGCAGGACCAGGTATGGGTGATTACTATGCTGCAGCAGTATATCTTTCTAGCACTGGACAGTCACTAGATAAAGCAAAGTCGTATATGGACAAAGCGATGTCTATGAACAAAGACCCTAAGTTCTGGCAACTACGCCAGCAGTCATTATTACTTGCAAAGGTAGGAGACAAAAAAGGAGCTATAAAAGCAGCACAAGCGTCACTTAAAGGAGCAAAAGAAGCAAAAAATCAAGACTACGTAAAGATGAACACAGACTCACTAAAAGAGTGGGGAGCGATGTAA
- the lpdA gene encoding dihydrolipoyl dehydrogenase, protein MSSYDVAVIGSGPGGYVAAIRCAQLGMKTALIEKYSTLGGTCLNVGCIPSKALLDSSHHYEDAIKHFEEHGIEVGDVKFNLEKMIARKQSVVDVTTKGIEFLMGKNEIDVYQGVGSFKDATHIDIAGEKNLTIEAKNTIIATGSKPSTLPFINIDKERIITSTEALKLPEVPKHLVVIGGGVIGLELGQVYKRLGAEVTVVEYMDRIIPTMDGAQSKELLKVFKKQKVKFALSHGVTAVERDGDEVTIKATNNKKGVDVEFKADYVLVAVGRRAYTDGLKLDAVGIKTDERGKVEVNEHLQTNVSNIYAIGDVIKGAMLAHKAEEEGTLVAEILAGQKPHIDYNLIPGVVYTWPEVASVGKTEEQLKEAGVAYKSGQFPMRALGRSRASGDTDGFVKILADKETDEVLGVHMVGARVADLIAEGVTAMEFRASAEDIARMSHAHPTYAEAVKEAALAATEDRPIHI, encoded by the coding sequence ATGAGTTCATACGATGTAGCCGTTATAGGCTCTGGTCCTGGTGGATATGTTGCAGCAATACGTTGTGCACAACTAGGAATGAAAACAGCATTAATAGAAAAATATAGCACACTAGGAGGAACTTGTCTTAACGTAGGGTGTATCCCGTCTAAGGCGCTTCTTGATTCATCACACCACTATGAAGATGCCATCAAGCATTTTGAAGAGCACGGTATCGAGGTAGGTGATGTAAAATTTAACCTAGAGAAAATGATTGCCCGCAAGCAAAGCGTAGTAGATGTTACTACAAAGGGTATTGAGTTCTTAATGGGTAAAAATGAGATAGACGTTTACCAGGGTGTGGGATCTTTTAAAGATGCTACACATATAGATATCGCAGGAGAAAAGAACCTGACTATAGAGGCAAAAAATACCATTATAGCAACAGGATCTAAGCCTAGCACGTTACCTTTTATAAACATAGATAAAGAACGTATCATCACTTCTACAGAAGCATTAAAACTTCCAGAAGTACCTAAGCACCTTGTTGTGATAGGTGGAGGTGTGATAGGTCTTGAGCTTGGTCAAGTATACAAGCGTCTAGGTGCAGAGGTAACTGTAGTAGAGTATATGGATCGCATTATCCCTACGATGGATGGCGCTCAGAGTAAAGAATTACTTAAAGTATTCAAAAAGCAAAAAGTAAAATTTGCCCTATCTCACGGAGTTACTGCTGTAGAGCGTGACGGAGATGAGGTTACCATCAAAGCGACAAATAATAAAAAAGGTGTAGATGTAGAGTTTAAGGCAGACTACGTACTTGTAGCTGTGGGACGTCGTGCCTACACAGACGGTCTTAAACTTGATGCTGTAGGTATTAAGACAGATGAGCGTGGTAAAGTTGAAGTAAACGAGCACCTGCAGACTAATGTGTCAAATATTTATGCTATAGGTGACGTTATAAAAGGAGCAATGCTCGCTCACAAAGCCGAAGAAGAAGGAACACTCGTTGCCGAAATTCTTGCAGGTCAAAAACCACATATAGATTACAACCTTATACCAGGTGTAGTATACACTTGGCCAGAAGTTGCCTCTGTAGGTAAAACCGAGGAGCAACTTAAAGAAGCTGGAGTAGCCTACAAGTCAGGACAGTTCCCTATGCGTGCATTAGGACGTAGCCGCGCGAGTGGTGATACAGATGGATTTGTAAAAATACTTGCAGATAAGGAAACAGATGAGGTACTAGGCGTGCATATGGTAGGTGCTCGTGTAGCAGACCTTATAGCTGAAGGAGTAACTGCAATGGAGTTTAGAGCAAGTGCCGAGGATATTGCACGTATGAGCCACGCACACCCTACGTATGCAGAGGCTGTAAAAGAAGCTGCCCTCGCTGCAACCGAAGATAGACCTATACACATCTAG
- a CDS encoding TPM domain-containing protein, whose product MRKAVTVIGIISFLFFFASYILPNLIGVPLAAYNSYRVWNDSNESSSKKVGKSSKENLLRFPAPLGVVSDYESIFSEEQNLSLTKILNDYEEASSREIVIVTIDSITPYKNLKDYSTDLGNEWRIGKVKSNNGLLIVMSKNLKKIRIATGYGTEKVLTDKICKKIIDSTIIPEFRRGDYYVGIEKGVQALQSKWL is encoded by the coding sequence ATGAGAAAGGCCGTAACTGTAATTGGAATCATTAGTTTCCTATTTTTCTTTGCGTCGTACATTCTTCCTAATCTTATAGGCGTACCACTAGCAGCCTATAATTCATATCGAGTATGGAATGATAGCAATGAGAGTTCAAGCAAGAAAGTAGGTAAATCTAGCAAAGAAAACTTACTTCGTTTTCCGGCACCTTTAGGTGTGGTATCAGACTATGAAAGTATCTTCAGTGAAGAGCAAAATTTAAGTTTAACTAAGATTTTAAATGATTATGAAGAAGCTAGTTCAAGAGAAATTGTGATTGTTACTATTGATTCAATTACACCTTATAAGAATCTAAAAGATTATTCGACAGATCTAGGAAATGAATGGCGTATCGGAAAAGTAAAATCTAACAATGGATTACTCATAGTGATGAGTAAAAACTTAAAAAAAATAAGGATTGCAACAGGATATGGAACTGAAAAAGTTCTAACAGATAAAATCTGTAAAAAAATTATTGACTCCACAATCATTCCAGAATTTAGACGAGGTGACTATTACGTGGGAATAGAAAAGGGAGTACAAGCCCTACAAAGTAAGTGGTTATGA
- a CDS encoding COX15/CtaA family protein, with protein sequence MWYRRALKISIIFLYLIIIAGAVVRMTGSGMGCPDWPQCFGYLVPPTEESELQWEPNHNYEDGQVIIRNESLRVAPADFTSGATYNEQNWDTYDTHDYASFNVWHTWIEYINRLVTALAGIPMLLMVILAFWYWKGRKGLIFATFMVLPLMLFQAWLGKQVVDSNLLPVKITIHMIAALFIVALLLFLWYKSQHKEMGITLSRKRTYDPVFKNLIVIASILTLVQIALGTQVRQYVDERVAEVGYEAKELWLNPATVWFYVHRSFSILVTLLNLYIFWRNKNLLLGHTKLLNWTLILIALEVVTGIAMYYIDFPFGSQPLHLVLASLLFGVQFYILLESFPKREAITPTI encoded by the coding sequence ATGTGGTACAGACGCGCGCTTAAAATATCAATCATTTTCTTATACCTCATTATCATCGCAGGGGCGGTGGTACGTATGACGGGAAGCGGTATGGGTTGCCCAGACTGGCCGCAGTGTTTTGGGTACTTAGTACCTCCTACAGAAGAGAGTGAGCTACAATGGGAGCCTAACCATAATTATGAAGATGGGCAGGTTATTATACGCAATGAGTCGCTGCGCGTTGCCCCAGCAGATTTTACTTCTGGAGCCACCTATAATGAGCAAAACTGGGACACTTATGACACGCACGACTATGCCAGCTTTAACGTATGGCACACCTGGATAGAGTATATAAACAGGCTTGTAACAGCACTTGCCGGCATCCCTATGTTACTTATGGTGATACTCGCTTTCTGGTATTGGAAGGGGCGCAAAGGCCTCATTTTTGCCACCTTTATGGTGTTACCTTTAATGCTTTTTCAGGCGTGGCTGGGTAAGCAAGTAGTAGACTCAAACTTACTACCGGTAAAAATTACCATTCATATGATAGCGGCTCTCTTTATCGTGGCGCTACTCTTATTCTTGTGGTATAAATCGCAGCATAAAGAAATGGGGATTACGCTTTCGCGAAAGCGTACTTATGACCCCGTATTTAAAAACCTCATTGTGATTGCTAGTATACTCACGCTTGTGCAAATTGCACTAGGTACACAAGTAAGACAGTATGTAGATGAGCGCGTGGCAGAGGTAGGCTATGAGGCAAAAGAGCTATGGCTCAACCCAGCCACAGTATGGTTTTATGTACATAGATCGTTTTCTATACTCGTGACATTATTAAACCTATATATCTTCTGGCGTAATAAAAACTTACTGCTAGGGCATACCAAGTTACTTAACTGGACACTTATACTCATAGCCTTAGAGGTGGTGACGGGTATCGCGATGTACTATATAGATTTTCCGTTTGGGAGTCAGCCATTACATTTAGTCTTAGCGTCATTACTTTTTGGGGTTCAGTTTTATATTTTGTTAGAAAGTTTCCCAAAAAGGGAGGCTATCACACCTACGATATAG
- a CDS encoding IS1096 element passenger TnpR family protein — protein sequence MIYRFRAILDTEEDVFRDLEIEAAATLEDLHNAINQSFGFDGAEVAAFYLSDDTWMQGEEFAQFEMGEGESQLRLMNETSLDGLLGEHQTRLIYVYDFLNMWRFLVELAEITEPEDGVTYPNLMFVQGQVPDQAPEFEMEPQDEEDEDDDEFNDDYNIDDFDDLSFDENWN from the coding sequence ATGATTTACCGTTTTAGAGCAATTCTAGACACAGAAGAAGATGTTTTTCGCGATCTTGAGATCGAAGCTGCGGCTACGCTTGAAGACTTGCATAATGCTATAAACCAGTCTTTTGGGTTTGATGGGGCAGAGGTTGCTGCGTTTTACCTAAGCGATGATACCTGGATGCAGGGCGAGGAGTTTGCCCAGTTTGAAATGGGTGAGGGTGAGAGCCAGTTGCGCCTTATGAATGAGACGTCACTAGACGGGCTTCTGGGAGAACACCAGACGCGTCTTATATATGTATATGACTTCTTAAATATGTGGCGTTTTCTTGTAGAGCTTGCAGAGATTACAGAGCCAGAAGATGGCGTGACGTATCCTAACCTTATGTTTGTACAAGGGCAAGTACCAGACCAAGCGCCAGAGTTTGAGATGGAACCACAAGACGAGGAAGATGAGGATGATGATGAGTTTAATGATGATTACAATATCGACGATTTTGACGATTTAAGTTTTGATGAGAACTGGAATTAG
- a CDS encoding nucleoid-associated protein, translating to MINLYSAQIESLSIHRIGNKGKAEGLFVSQDPYPLSDELTPLIKEFFFKPFREKEENYYKFFHDQDLEFNTLFTLAKKVFDNPHGTHLLSEDIAKHLYAQSDHPHIKAGELYIAHLEGVQIDNIKTDALGIFKSELKQDFLQFRESGTNLEMILEQGINLNKLDKGCLIFNHKEDEGYKVLSVDSNRYDTKYWLENFMGVETFEDDNFYTKKYLKFCQDFAKDVVLPAEDKKEEVLFMNRAVNHFAKNDTFEETAFMNDVIDNPDLIPEFRHYKSEQSPKYKIEDLTDFSISNKAVTAQRKKIKSVINLDTNIQIKMDFINPESAEKFVEKGWDEEKQMYYYLVYFNKEQN from the coding sequence ATGATAAATTTATATAGCGCTCAGATAGAGTCACTATCTATACACCGTATAGGTAATAAAGGAAAGGCAGAAGGACTTTTTGTATCTCAAGACCCATATCCTTTAAGTGATGAGCTTACTCCGCTTATTAAGGAGTTTTTCTTTAAGCCTTTTAGAGAAAAGGAAGAGAACTACTATAAGTTTTTTCACGATCAAGATTTAGAGTTTAACACGCTTTTTACGTTAGCAAAGAAAGTTTTTGATAACCCACACGGGACGCATTTACTCTCTGAGGATATTGCAAAGCACTTATATGCACAAAGTGATCACCCGCACATTAAGGCTGGTGAGTTGTACATCGCACACCTAGAAGGCGTGCAGATAGATAATATCAAGACAGATGCTTTAGGTATTTTTAAAAGTGAGTTAAAGCAGGATTTCTTACAGTTTCGCGAAAGCGGGACAAACCTTGAGATGATACTTGAGCAAGGGATTAATCTTAATAAACTAGATAAAGGCTGTTTGATTTTTAACCATAAGGAGGATGAAGGGTATAAGGTACTCTCTGTAGATTCTAACCGTTATGACACAAAGTACTGGCTAGAGAATTTTATGGGTGTAGAGACCTTTGAAGATGATAACTTCTACACAAAGAAGTATCTTAAGTTTTGTCAAGACTTTGCAAAAGACGTAGTACTCCCTGCCGAAGATAAAAAGGAAGAAGTGCTCTTTATGAACCGTGCGGTAAATCACTTTGCAAAAAATGACACTTTTGAAGAAACTGCTTTTATGAATGATGTGATAGATAATCCGGATCTTATACCAGAGTTTCGCCATTATAAATCAGAGCAGTCGCCTAAGTATAAAATAGAAGATCTTACAGACTTCTCGATAAGCAATAAAGCGGTTACTGCACAGCGCAAGAAAATAAAAAGTGTAATTAATCTAGATACCAATATCCAGATTAAAATGGACTTCATTAACCCAGAAAGCGCAGAGAAGTTTGTAGAAAAAGGGTGGGATGAAGAAAAACAGATGTACTACTACCTGGTGTATTTTAACAAGGAGCAGAACTAA
- a CDS encoding ABC transporter ATP-binding protein has translation METILTINNLTKHYGIVKAVNDLSFTIEKGNVYGILGPNGSGKSTTLGMVLNVVNPTSGSFHWFDGSDTTHNALKKVGAIIERPNFYPYMTAAQNLQLVCKIKDVPSDKIQEKLEIVGLLDRMHSKFSTYSLGMKQRLAIASALLNDPEILILDEPTNGLDPQGIHQIREIIKKIAAGGTTILLASHLLDEVEKVCTHVVILRKGVKLYSGRVDAMNASHGFFELRTDNLSMLETYLNAHSDFGEVKIEGDLLTGFLLNPLEAKELNTQLHQQGIVLTHLVKRKESLEEQFLELTKN, from the coding sequence TTGGAAACAATCCTAACGATTAATAATCTAACGAAACATTACGGCATTGTAAAAGCCGTAAATGACCTCTCGTTTACGATAGAAAAAGGAAACGTATATGGCATACTAGGCCCTAACGGTAGTGGTAAATCTACCACCTTAGGTATGGTGCTCAATGTGGTAAATCCTACTTCTGGAAGCTTTCACTGGTTTGATGGGTCAGACACCACACATAATGCTTTAAAAAAGGTGGGAGCTATTATAGAGCGACCTAACTTTTACCCGTATATGACCGCGGCACAAAATTTACAACTGGTTTGTAAAATTAAAGATGTCCCGTCAGATAAGATTCAAGAAAAACTTGAGATTGTAGGTCTTCTAGATCGTATGCATAGCAAGTTTAGTACCTACTCACTAGGTATGAAACAGCGTCTAGCCATTGCCTCTGCACTTCTTAATGATCCAGAGATACTTATACTAGATGAGCCTACAAATGGTCTTGACCCACAAGGTATACATCAGATACGTGAGATTATTAAAAAAATTGCCGCAGGAGGAACTACCATACTACTTGCCTCTCACTTACTAGATGAGGTAGAGAAGGTATGTACGCACGTAGTAATCTTACGTAAAGGCGTAAAGTTATATTCAGGACGAGTAGATGCGATGAATGCCAGTCACGGCTTTTTTGAGTTGCGCACAGATAACTTATCTATGCTCGAGACCTATCTCAATGCACACTCAGATTTTGGCGAGGTAAAGATAGAAGGCGATTTGCTTACAGGGTTTTTATTAAATCCGCTAGAAGCCAAAGAGCTCAACACGCAACTACACCAGCAAGGTATTGTGCTCACGCACCTTGTAAAGCGCAAAGAGAGCTTAGAAGAGCAATTCCTTGAATTAACTAAAAACTAA
- a CDS encoding ABC transporter permease, with product MLRLLTIEYHKLRHSKTSRVLIIGYFVLLSAIALLASFKFNLFGLEFRLADQGIFNFPYIWHFNSFIAAILKFFLAVVIVSMTANEYSNRTLKQNLIDGLSKKEFILSKFLTVVVFSALSTLFVFILNIILGLIFSDFNELSIIFSDLEFLIGFFFKLVGFFSFCLFLGILIKRSAFALGFLLFWWIFEWIIFIVLGILVTKDFAWKVWDLLPLGSMWNLLNEPFTRLEIAQTVASQLETDMVLNYGVEWYEIAIVSVWTFLFIYASLLLLKKRDL from the coding sequence ATGTTACGACTACTCACCATAGAATATCACAAACTCAGACATAGCAAGACATCACGTGTCCTTATCATAGGGTACTTTGTGTTACTATCTGCCATTGCACTGCTTGCCTCATTTAAGTTTAACTTATTTGGATTAGAGTTTAGGCTTGCAGATCAAGGTATTTTTAACTTTCCATACATCTGGCACTTTAATTCTTTTATAGCCGCTATTCTTAAATTTTTCTTAGCTGTTGTCATAGTATCAATGACAGCAAATGAGTACAGCAATAGAACGCTTAAACAAAACCTCATAGACGGTTTGAGTAAGAAGGAATTTATACTCTCTAAGTTCTTAACCGTTGTTGTTTTTTCAGCTTTATCAACGTTGTTTGTATTTATTTTAAATATAATTCTTGGATTGATTTTTTCTGACTTTAATGAGTTATCAATTATTTTTTCGGATTTAGAGTTTTTGATTGGTTTCTTTTTCAAACTAGTAGGTTTCTTTTCGTTTTGTCTTTTTTTAGGTATTCTAATAAAAAGATCTGCTTTTGCGCTAGGCTTTTTGTTGTTCTGGTGGATATTTGAATGGATAATATTTATTGTTCTAGGAATCTTAGTAACAAAAGATTTTGCTTGGAAAGTATGGGACTTACTACCTCTTGGTTCAATGTGGAATTTACTGAATGAACCTTTTACAAGATTAGAAATTGCACAAACTGTTGCCAGTCAATTAGAAACTGATATGGTATTGAACTATGGTGTTGAGTGGTATGAGATAGCTATCGTATCGGTATGGACGTTCTTATTTATATATGCAAGTTTACTATTGTTAAAGAAAAGAGACTTGTAG